The sequence GCTGGCTTTGGGCATTAATCGACCACCTCTAGCAGCTGTCCCTTCATCTCCCCCACGCCTCCGCGGGGTTTGATCAAGGTCGAGCCGCAGACGTGGCAAGTTACGGGCATGGCTGGCTTCTTGAAGGCCACCTGCTCGTTGCCGCAATCAGCGCACTTTACTTTTACGAAGTTTGTCGTATGTACCATCTGGATCACTCCGTGAGCTCGAATTTCTTGGCCCTGAAGCAGCGCTTCTGGTGGGCCTTCTTGCATTTCTTGCAGCGGTATCTCAATGGGACCCTCTTGGTCGGTTTCTCCCTGCCTTCCGGTTTCGGACGCGGGAAACCTCCATATCCAGAGGTTGCCCTTCTGAATCTTCTCTGACCCCACTTGAGTTCGCTGGCCTTCTTTTTCTTGACCCTTTCTACCTCATGGTCGGTGTGAACCTTGCAGAAAGGACAGTAAGTCTTAATTTGCCTGGGCATTTTCATTATATCACCCTTGGAGCAACAGGCTTAATACTCAATTCCTATATAAACCTATTACCCTAGGTCTGGATGCTGGTCCCTATACTGGCCAAGTCTTGCGACCGTGGTTAGGTAAGGTACGCTTCTTCCGTTTTTATGCAATAAAGCCTCATGTTTATAACCATTTTCCTGAATAGCGCTAGTACCGGATCGTTTATGTAAGATTCACGTCACACTCTGCAATTCATTTCCATCGGGTAGGTCATCGGACCTGGAAGTGCGGACTTATAATCACCGAAAGATTATAATATAGAGGCGGTGGTCTGGAGGATTCCGCTCAAATAACTTCTTGCAGACAATGCAATTCTAAATACTGGATAAATTGCCAGTATTCAGGAAAATGTTATTTGAATCGATACGTCAAATAGAAAACGATATATATCTATGCGATAATAAATGATATGTATCAGGTATTGGATAGGTGAAATTAATGGCTGACAGGGGTTTCAGTAAGAAGGACGAGACACTGGTCGAGCTTCTCATGGGCACTGGCATGCCCAAGAATGTGGCTAAGACACTAGCCTTCCTGCGAAAGAAGGAAGAGACGACCTCAGTAGAGATCGAAATATCCACCGCGCTAAGGCAACCCGAAGTGTCGATCGCGATGCAGGAGCTCAGAAGGAGAAAATGGGTTATCAAACGGGACATAAAGAAAGAGGGCAAGGGCCGTCCGGTCCACGCCTATAAGCTTGCTATCCCGTTCGAGAAGATCGTCGAAACGCTCGAGAAGGAAGAAAGAAAGAGGATCGAGCGGATTGAAAGCAATATCGAACAGCTAAAGACCATGGCCCATTAGGCCAGGTCGTTCCTCATTTTTCTAATACCACGGTCCGGTCATCGTAAGCCACGACCGCTTTCGTTGCTAGCCCAAGGAATAGGCCGGTCTCTACGACACCAGGGATGCTTTTGAGCTTCCTTTCCAAGGAAACCGGGTCATCGATCCTTTCAAAACGACAGTTGTAAATGTAGTTACCATTGTCCGTGATGAACGGTTTGTCGCCACCTTTGAGCTCCGGAACACATCCCAGGGCCCTGATGTTCCTGGCGGTCAGGCCGTGGCCGAAGCGAGTCACCTCAATGGGGAGCGGCGATTTCGTTCCTAGTGTTTTCACAAGCTTCCCGCTATCCACTATGATGATCTCCTGTTTGGAGGCATAGGCCACCATCTTCTCCCGCAGCAGGGCGCCTCCCATCCCTTTGATCAGGTTCAGTTCATCATCGACCTCGTCCGCTCCGTCAATGGTTAGGTCGATCCGGTCCACGTCATCTAACGAAACAAGCGGGATGCCGCACTTCAGGGCCTGCTCCTCCGAGGCGACCGATGTGGGGACTCCGCGCAAATTGTATCCATCATCCACCAGCTTTCCGATCGCCTCGATGGCAAAGAACGTGGTCGATCCGGTGCCCAAGCCAAGGGTCATTCCGTCCTCGATGAAATGGACAGCCTTTTCTGCCGCCCTCCTTTTCAGATCGCTCATTCTTTCACATCCAGATCCTTTCGGATGAGATCGGTCAAAGCATCGGTAATGTAATCGTTCAGACGCTTTCCTGCCTGGACATTGGCCTTGCTGGCATCACCGACGAACCCCTGCGGATAGCATCGCTCCGGGTCGCTGATCACTGCGTAACCCGCAGAGACGAATTCGCCCTTGGTGCGGTTCTTGGGAACAAGGTCCGGCCTGATCGCCATGATCCTCGACGTTTCCATCATCCCCCCATGGCCATCACCGTTTCCCGCACCTATCTCTTCCTGGACGTTCTTTCCGATATCGTAATCTGCCAGGAATATGAGGTCCATCTGGTATCGGCGCACCACGTCCTCGCAGGCATCCTTTATCATGGCCATGTGGACGCTTCCCGAATGGCCGCTGATGATCACGACCTTGCGAATCCCGTTACGGTGCATGGACTCCAGGACGTCGATGACCAAGGCTCGGAGCGTTGACGACGTGATCCCGATGGTGCCAGGAAGGTTCCTCGTCGAGGAATGCTGTCCGTACTTGATGGCCGGTGCGACCAGGCCATTGACCCTCTGGGCCACAGCATCCGCGATGGCCTCAGGCTGGAAGGAGTCTGTTCCCAAGGGTAGATGTGGTCCATGTGCCTCGGTCGCCCCAATAGGAAGTATGACCACCGGGTCCCTTTCGACCGCTTCGGCGAACTCGTTGCTGGTCATCTCCTCGATGCGCACGTTCACACCTTCTTGTCTGACTTGAGCAGCTTTGTGCCGCAAACCGGGCACATGCCCTTTGAGAGGGAATCCTTGTTGAACTGTTCGACGAGCTGCTTATTGACCTCTTCCAGACGCTCGTCCTTGATGGTCTTATTGCATTTCGGGCAGTACATCGGCGCGGCTATCGCTTTCCTTGATATTTTTATGCTATCCCGGGGCAAGATTGAAATCACCCGCAGAGGATGGCAGATCATGCGTCTAGCCTGCCTATATTCCGGAGGAAAGGATTCCACCTACTCCGCCTACCTGATGGAACAGCAGGGGCACCGGGTATGCACATTGGTGAACATCGTCCCCAGCGATCCGTATTCATGGGTCTTTCATACTCTTAACCTTGATGCGATCCCGCTGATGGCCCAGGCCATGGGCAAAAGGTTGGTCTCCGTACCGTCAGACGGCACCGAGCAGGGGGATCTGGCTGCCCTCAGACAGGGACTTGAGGGATTGAACGTTGAAGGAGTGGTCGTCGGAGCGATAGCCTCCGATTATCAGTGGGACCGCATAAACGGAGTGTGCGAGTCGCTGGGACTGAGGCTGTTCGCACCCATGTGGCGAAAGGACCAGTTGATCCTCCTGAACGACATGGTCGAAGCAGGCGTGAAGGCCATCATCGTGGGCGTGTTCGCCGAAGGTCTCGACCAGAAATGGCTGGGAAGAACGATAGACCACGATTGCATCGGGGATCTGATCGAGGTGGCCAAGAAATATCGGATCAACGTTTCGGGCGAGGGCGGCGAATATGAGACCATGGCCTTGGACTCACCCATGCATTCCCAGCCCATAAAGGTGGAGTCCACCGAGACTGTGGTGGAGCGGGACACGGCTAGATTGCTGGTCAAGAAGTGCTCTCTCGACTTCGTCTGAAGATTAGAGCCTCTGTACCTCAGCCAGGAGCGCGTCATAGTCAGGTTCGTAGGATGGGTCCTCTGGGACCCACCGGTAGCGAATGATCATCTTTCCGTCCACCAGGAACGCTGCCCTATAGGCCCTTCCGTTCATGTATCCTTCATCCTCTATGAGAAGGCCCCATTCCCTCGATACCCGTCCGTCAAGATCCGACAGCAGCGGGAATTGCAGGCCGAGACCTATGCTCCAATCCCCGTGGGAACGGACCGTGTTTGTGCTGATGCCGATCAGGTGGCATCTTAGTGCGAATTGGTGAAGACGGTTCTGGAAGGTCTTCATCTCGATGGAACAGATCATCCCGAAGTCGGAAGGGTAGAAGAGGACGAGTGCCGGTTTCGATCGGACCAGCTCGCTCAGCGAGATCGAGACGTCCATACCCGCCGGCAGGATGAAATCTGGGGCTTTGGTTCCGGTCGGTGGGCCCAGGACTACGGCCATGGTTCACGCCCTCGGCCTTCGACCGTGACCATCTCCTTCAGGGATATGGCGTAATAATCGATGGTGAATTCCTTCTCGAAACCGGATTTCAGATATAGGGAAAGCGCCACATCGTTGTCCGTCTGGACATCCAGGATTATCCTGCCTTTTCCTTCGGCCCGTAACATATTGACCATGTTGCGTAAGATCGATCTGCCAAAACCTTTCCCCCGAGACCAGGGTAGCACGCAGAACCCGGTGAGCTCCGAGACCGATCCTTCATCAAGGACATCGATCTTGCCGATAGGCCTTCCGTCCACCTGTGCCAAGAATCTCCTCTGGTCCGGTTTCGAGTAGAAACGGTCATGGCATTCCAGTTCCACCTCTCGCAGCATCAGGTCGTCGTTTCCTACCTCCCTCAGGTCGATCTGCTGTGTCGGGACCATCTGTGATCCGGTCGAGCTCATCCGATGCTCGGAGAAGGCCAGCTTTCCTCCGACGCCTTTTATGAGATCTACTCCGACGTTGAGCCTACGGTCGTTCATGACCAGGATCCGGAAGTGTCCCCTGCGTTTGCATTCCGCCGTGGTGGCATCAAGAAGCATTGAGCAGACGACCATCCAATCTTCGTCGGGATCGGCGAAGATCGATACCTCCGCCTCTTCCTTTTCAAAGGAGTAGAAGAAGGAGAAGCCGATGCAGCGCGCCTCCCTCACGAAGGCCAAGGCGCCGACCCCGGGTTTGTCAAGGGACCTCAGGAAATCACCGGTAAGAAGTATCCCGACTCCCATCCTCATCTCGCATTTCTCTTTCAGTGCTAGGATCTGCGAGATCTCGTTCTCCGAGGGGTCCGCGATCGGTATGATCCTTCCCTCATCTGCCTTTTCACCCGCAACCTTGTTCACATCCCAGCCAATCGGTCGCTGACATAATAATACTTGCATGCAGGCTAAACTTTATGCCTTCCGTGAGCATCTAGAAACGTGGACCAGACGACGCCAGAGAGCGCAGCGCAGGATGCTGGAGACATAGAACTCAGGTTGGTGGACCTGGCAGGTGACGCCATGGGGGGAAAGGGTTCGGTTACGTTCATCTCTGGAGGTTCAGTCGATCGGCGGCGCTCGATCATCGCCCGCGTTCTGATGGAGACCGAGGAGATGGGGTGCCTGACGGTGATATGCGACTGCCGCCGCCCCCTCTCCGGGAATGAACCTCTGGCCGAAGCGCTGTTGGCTCTCAGGAAGGTCATCGAGGGAGGAGCCGCGGCCTATCCACCCGTTCCACCGGAAGGCGTGTGGCCATCAGACCGCTCATATCGGGCTGAGATGGAGGGGCTGGATCTGCTCCGTTCCATCACCGAAAACAGCACAACGGTGGTGGTCATCGAGGAGATGGGGGCCGCAGACCTAGACACGATGGCCATGTTCCAATTCCTTGCCCGGAACATCGGTCGGATGGGTGCGATGATGGTCGTCACCCACTCAAGAATGGATGAGGACCAAATCGCGATGAAGATGCTCGACGAACTAAGGGATGAGGTGGCGGTTCAAGAGCTTCATCTTCCGGTAACTGCCGATGATATGAAAGACAGAGGGGCATCGGCTGGGCATGCGGCACCGGCCGAAAGGGCCGCGAACCGAACCGCTTGCCAGCGCCCAGAGGCGACCTCATTGATCGAAAACCACATTCGTTCCTCCCGTGCAGCAATGGCAACCGGGGACATCAGCGGTTCTATAAATTATGCCTATGCCGCGCTCAGCGATTCGATGTCCATCGAACACTTCGGATTTGTGCTCGACTCCTATACGCTGCTGGGAGAATCCCTGACCCAGGCGGGCAAGGAGAAAGAGGCGTTCGACATCCTTGATAAAGCGATCGATCTTTCGACGGTGATCGGTGAACTGCCATCTCAAAGAAATGCTCATCTCAGGAAGGCGGAGCTCCTTCTTTTTAGCATCGGGGAACCGGATTCCGCTCTCAAAGAGGCGATCATGGCCGACAGGATCGCATCAAGATCATCGAGCGAGCTGGACAGGATCGAGCCATTGGGTATGGTTGCCATCATCGAGGCGAGGAATGGTCGGAGGGATAGGGCAGAGAAGGCCTTCTGCGACGCTTCTGGAACGCTTGATGGGCAGCCTTTGGACACGTTCATCAAGGAGAGGATGTTGCTTGCCTTGGCTGCCTCCCTGCTGTTGGAGGCCAGGAACGACATGGTCGGTATGAATGCCAGGTACGGGGAGGCAGAAGTGCTTGCCACGGCAACCAGTTCTCCGACCTATTGGTCGGCCGCGATGTCACTGCAACACGGTCGCTCGCTCCTCAGATTGAGAAGACCTCGGGAGGCCATAAGAAATCTGGACGAGTCCGCACGGCTTTTCGAACGGTTAGGGAATCCTCTGCAGTGCGCCCGGGTCAAGCGTGCGATCGAGGGGTCTGAGCTGGGTCCGATGCCTGATTGACATTCTGACCGAGAGGATGGCGCCCGCACGGTGCAAAGATGTTTATCGGTGCATTTACTAGATTCTACCTGGCCCGGTACAGCATGCAGGCGCGTTGCAGGTGAGGCGCCATTTAACGGGTCAAGGGGTGTTCCGCAATGATATTGGTCGTAGGGGCGACGGGACAGCTAGGCAGCATAGTGGTGAGGAATCTCCTGCAGCAGAAGAGGTCAGTACGGATCCTGGTCCGTCCGGGGTCAGACTATGAGCCGCTTATCAAGGCCGGTGCGAGGGCTGTGTTCGGTGATATAAAGTCACCGATAACCCTGATCGATGCGCTCAGGGGCGTGGAGACCCTGATCACCACGGCCAACTCAGCCCGACGCGGGGGCGATGACAACGTTCAGAATGTGGATCTCATCGGTAACCGCCATCTGGTGAACAGTGCCAAGACGGTCGGGGTCAAGCACTTCATTTTCGTTTCCGCCGCCCGGGCCGATGACAAGAGCCATTCCCCATTTCTGCAGGCTAAGAAGAAGACCGAGAACCACATCATCCAGAGCGGAATGAACTACACCATCGTGGCACCCGAGCCGATCATGGAGGTGTGGTTCAACACGTTCATTGCTGGACCGCTCAAGGCAGATCGGCCGGTGACGGTGATAGGCGAGGGCAACAGACGACACAGTTACATCTCCATAGAAGATGTGGCCGGATTCATCATCTCCTCGGTGGGAAACCCCGCGGCGAGGAACACCCGCCTGCTGATAGGCGGTCCAAAGGCGATCAGCTGGAACGATATCATCGGGACGTTCGAGATGACATTGAGAAAAAGGATCCCGGTCATTCACGACCTTCCCGGAACGGAGATACCAGGGATCCCCGAAGGCATGCTGGAACTGCTGACCGGGATGGAGACCTACGATTCCATGGTGGACACGGCCAAGCTGTACAAAGTGTTCGGGCTCAGGCAGACCTCCATGGAAGAAGCGGTCGTTTCTTACCTGTCCGGGCTGAAATTGGACCGGCCGATCCGGGAAAAATGATACGCCGAAAGCAGGGCTGAGGTCCGACCAAAGGTATTATCATGTGCCGGGCTCCGAACTCCTAGCATCAGGTGTCAACAATGTTCGTTCCCAATGCCGAATTGGATGAAAAGGTGAAGATCAAGATGGAATGCAAACGCTGTGGTCATTCATGGTTCAGAAAGGAGGGAGAAGGTGTCCCGGTCTGCCCGGAATGCAACGCCCCCTGCGAGGACAATGAGCATTGCAACGTCAACCGTAAGAACTGATCCGATCAGCTCCGACCATCAGTGATCGTGGTGCCAGCATTGCCGGTCAGGGCTTCGAGGGCCTTCTCCATGGAAGTGATCACAGCCCGTCTGCCTCCGTTCTTAACGAACTCGATCGCCGATTCAACCTTGGGTCCCATGCTGCCCTCCATGAACTGGCCTTCTTTCAGCCATTTTTCCGCCTGTGTCACCGTCATGGGGCCGATCGCTCGCTGTTCCGGCCTTCCATAATCCAGGAAGACCGATTCGACATCGGTGAGGATGAGCATCGAACAGGCGCCGATCAGGTGTGCCATCACCGCGGCCGAATGGTCCTTGTCGACCACTGCCTCCACGCCGCCGATCTCTCCCTCACTCTCAACCACTGGAATGCCACCCCCTCCGCAGGCTATCACGACGTATCCGTTCTCGAAGAGGTCCTTGATCGACTGCCCTTCCAGGATCGAGACAGGTCTGGGTGATGGGACGACCCTTCTAAAGCCTCGGCCGGGCGACTCCGCGACCGTCCAACCCTTTTCTTTCCGAAGCGCTTCCGCCTCCTGGGCTGAATAGAAGGGGCCGATCGGCTTTGAGGGTCGCCCGAAGGCCGTGTCGTTCGGGTCCACCAGCGTCTGGGTCAATATCGTCATGACCGGTCTCAAATCCCCGGTCTGTCGCAGCTCGTTCATCAGGCACTGCTGGAGCATGTAGCCGATCATCCCCTGGCTCTCCGCCCCGCAGAAGTCCAGGGGCATGGGCGGAAGCACTCCCTTGGCCATCTCATTGCGCAAAAGGATGTCACCTACCTGAGGTCCATTTCCATGGGTGATCGCGATGTGATAACCCTCTCCTATGAGCTGGGCGAGCGTCCGACAGGATGCCCTTACATTCCTGAGTTGCTCCTCCGCCGTCCCTTCCTCCTTGTATCTCAGGATGGCGTTGCCGCCTAAGGCTACCAAGACGGTCTTTTCGCATTCGTATTTCATCGGCCTGATCTGGGAGCCGATGGTTCTTCTACTTTCCTTGGCTGAAATCCGTCTCTCGAGCGCTACTAACCCCGATAATGAGACCAACCTGCACGGTCGCTGGTAAGCAATCGATTAATAACATGAAGTTAGTTTTTACCCATCCACTATCGAATCGTGAAGTGTGCTGTCATGAACGAAGTATTGAAGAACATCTATGCCAGGCGGTCGGTGAGGAGCTATTCCGAAAAGAAGGTTCCAGAGGATACGATCAAGGAGATACTCAGGACGGGTGCATCGGCGCCGAACGGGATGGGCGTCCAACCCCTGAGGTTCGTGGTCATTGAGAACCAAGAGAGGATCGATCACTATTCTGGGATAGCGAAGGAACTGTTCAAGGCGGGGGTGACCAAGAACCGCCCCAAGGACGAACCGTTACCGGAGAACCTCCAGGGACTCGTCAGGACACTGTCAAACCCGGACTTTCACCTGTTCTACCACGCCCCGGTCACGGTGTTCGTCTTCGCTCACCCCTCCGCCCTAACGCCGGTCGAGGACGCTAGCACGGCGGTGGAGAACATGTTCCTGTATGCCCGTTCGCTTGGGATCGGCAGCTGCTGGATCGGATTCGCTGGTTCACTGGCCCATAGTCAGGAGTTCCTGCAGGAATGCCAGGCCCCGTCCGATCACAAACTGGTCGCGCAGTTCGTGTTGGGCTATCCTAAAGGGGATTTCCCCGAGGCGAAGCAGCACGAACCACAGATCATAGGATGGATCAAGTGATCGCCCAAACCTTTCAGGGTCGTTTCATTGGGATAGGTCTCAGCGCCTGTCCTCCTCACGCTCGACCATTCCCATCAACAACATAGCGGTCAGGAGGGTCCTCCGGTCGAATTGGGGCGGAAGGTACTGACAGTCCACCTCCCAGGTGTCGCCGATGATCCTGAATTGTTGTTGGATATATGCCACTAAACGGCCATAGTATTCCACCTTGACCTGCTCGGTGATCAATCCACCTCCGGGAAGATACTTGCGCATAATACCGCGTCCGGACGGCTCCACCACCCGGCCTATCTGTTGGTTGAAGGCATCGAGCAAGGCATATTCGTCCTGGGCATAGTTCGAGAGGTAGCTCTTCCTCATCTTGCCAACACATGCGCCGCTACTGGAATCGATGACCGCCCATGTCCCCCAGTCATCCACGATGTTCTCCTGTTGGATCCGGAAGAGCTCGTCGGACATGTTCTCGTCCGAATAGACCCGAATGTCGTCCTTGATCCTCATCAGCTTCTGTTTGGAGAATCCGATCATGTTCCCCTGACGGTCCTCGATGAAGTACCTGTTGCCGACGGTGAGGACCTTCCTGCGTATACGATAGAAGTTCTGGAACCAGAGCCCTGTTTGACCCGGGGGGACATTGTGGATGGTTGCATCCAACCTCGTTCCGCAATGTCCGCAGAAACTGCTTCCGTCAGGCATTTCCAAGCCGCATTTTGGGCAATTCATTTCATCACCGAGAGAGCAAAATCATTGTCCGGATTAAATGATTAGGACCGATTTCTCAGACGGATGGAGATCAGACCTGTTCATGATTTCTGAGCGTATTCGTCCTAGAGAAAGTTCTCTCACATCCATTCCTGAATGTGCGCCAGATAGACCAGGGTGCCAAAGAACAGAGCAACCAGCCAGGCCCCGACGGTCGCCCGCATGAGGTTCCGTTGATAGCATCCCTTCCCAAGACGGAAACGGTTCCATACCCATTTGCCGGTCACGAAGGCGGACAGTCCTATCGCTATCGCCCCGGACAGGGCGTGTTCTAAATTGACCTGGGCCCGAACCGATCCGGCCTGGACGTCGTTGAGGAAATCCGATAGACTATCGTTGAAGATCGGCAACATGACCAGGGCGAAGGATGTCAGGCTGATCGCGGTGGCCATGCCCATGATCATTCCGTGGCTGGAGAGCCTCCTCCTTCTCCACTCGATGAGTGCGATAACCAGCATTCCCAGTATGATGATCTGGACGATCATGGTGGCCTGGGTCTCCAATCGCACCCCTGAGGCGCCATGCGAGAATTCCTGGGGCGTCTGCAGATCCATAGTGTTCAAACTTGACCTCATCCCGGATAATCCTTGCCATGAAATCCAAAACAAGAGAGCGAAGATCCCACCGCCTCATCCCGGATGCTCATGGTCGGGTTATTAATATTTCAGGTCGTTCCCCGCCCAATGGACGTATCCCTCCTGTTCACCACTGCGTTGGGGCTTGGTCTGATCATGGCCTTTGTTCCGGGAGCGGTCTTCTGCGAGGCCCTGCCATTGGGCTTCAGAAAGGGCTTCCGGCCAGTCCTGTCCCTGGAATTGGGTGCGTCCGCCGGAGATGCGATATGGGCAATAATCGCCCTGGTCGGCCTGGCCTTCCTGGTGCAGGATCCATTGACCAAGCTCGGCCTGGGCTTGATGGGAAGCGCCTTCCTCGGTTATCTGGCGTACAAGATGTTGACCGAGCATAGGAAATGTCTCCCAGATGACGAGAATGTCGAAAGCACCCGGAATGCTTTCATCACCGGAGCAGTCATATCGTTCGCCAGCCCTTTCCAGATAGCGTTCTGGTTGGGGATCGGGGCGTCAACCATACTGGTCTTGGTCTCCGAGCCTCAGCCTATACACTACGTATTATTCTTCGTGGCCTATATGATCGGTTCCTGCCTCGGAGGGACGATCATCGCCGCGTTATTGGCCTACGGGCGCAGGTTCGTAAAGGACCGCCTTTTCCGAGTCATCAATATCATATGCGCAGTGTTCATGATCTATCTGGCGGCCAGCCTCCTATGGAACACGATCCAAAGCCTGTGAACAATAGGGTCAAGAGGCTCTATCGTGATCGCTAGAAATCACCATTCAGCGGTCTTTAAATATGCCCATTCATATTTTGATATCTGATGGATTCTGGGAATGAGGTCAAAGCTGGCGGCCTGAATGAAGGTGTTGACCCGAGTGACGCTGCCTCCATAACCTCTACGGATGTGGTAGTCCGTTATGGCCAGATAATGGCCCTTGATCATTTCTCAGTGGCCATACCTCACGGCATCGTCGGACTCCTTGGCCCGAACGGGGCCGGAAAGAGCACCTTCATCAAGGCGGTCCTGGGATTGGTGCAACCGCAGTCTGGTAGCATCACCATCTCAGGCCTGGATTCTCGTGTTGACACCTTGGCCATCAGAGATCGCGTCGGCTATATGCCGGAGCACGATTGCCTGATCGACGCTATGCCAGGCGTGGAACTGGTGTCATATATGGGAAGGCTGTCAGGAATGGCCAAGGGAGACTCGATCCCTCGTAGCCATGAGGTACTGGATTTTGTCGGCATCGGGGAGGAGCGATATCGGCCAGTGGGGTCGTATTCCACCGGAATGAAGCAGAGGGTCAAGCTTGCCCAGGCCATCGTGCATGATCCGGACATAATGTTCCTCGATGAACCGACCAACGGCATGGACCCGAACGGCCGCGAGGAGATGCTGGAGCTTATCGGCAGGATCGCCGCCTCGGACAAGTCCATACTGGTGTCATCCCACATACTGCATGACGTCGAGGAGGTCTGTAAAGAGGCGATCATAATCAACAACGGCCGGGTGGTGGTGAAAGGGCCGCTGGAAACACTGTTGTCGCAGGGGTCGGACAGAAAGTCCATCAAGGTGAAAGGGACACCGGACAGGATCAGGTCGTTCATCGAAGCCCTCGGAAAGTACCACAACATCATAACCGTCACGGACCATTTCGGACTGGCCACGATCGTTTTTCTGAACCCGGGGGGAAGCAGGCCGGTTCTGGAGCTTGCCCATGACCTGGGAGTCCAGGTCCGCAGCTACCTCCCCGATCGTATCACCCTTGAGGACGTGTTCATAAAGGCCGTCACCGAGGTGAGATGATGGGCCTCGAACCAATCGGATATCGGCCATGGAAGGGAAAGCGAAGCGAACACCGACAGAGGTTCCTGGTCATCGCGGACCAGGTGCTGCGTCAGAAGACGGCATCACTGTGGTTGATCGGCGTCTTAATCCTGGGAACCATGCTGGTCCACATGTTCAGCATCATAATCATGTCCATCTCTCCTCACCTTTCCCTCACCGAGGCGGCGATGGCCGATGTGTTCCGGGGCCCGCTGTTCTACCTGTTCACACTGATACTGGTGGCAATGGTGTGTTCCGACCTGGTGTCGGAGGACATGCGCAGCCGCTCGCTAACGCTCTATATGTCCAGAGCACTGCGTCCGGAGAATTACCTGGCGGGCAAGGCTTTGGGTGCGCTGGCGGTGATATCGGTCTTCACCCTGTTGCCACCGCTGATAATGGCCCTCGCCGTGACCGCGACCCAGACCGGCGGAGATTACCTGTCCAGTCTGGCGGTCGTCGGAAGAACGCTGATCGCATCGATAGTGGCGACGATATTCCTGGTGCCCTTGGGACTGATGATCTCCTCCCTGACCACCAGGAAGACGTACGCCGCGGT is a genomic window of Methanomassiliicoccales archaeon containing:
- a CDS encoding nitroreductase family protein translates to MNEVLKNIYARRSVRSYSEKKVPEDTIKEILRTGASAPNGMGVQPLRFVVIENQERIDHYSGIAKELFKAGVTKNRPKDEPLPENLQGLVRTLSNPDFHLFYHAPVTVFVFAHPSALTPVEDASTAVENMFLYARSLGIGSCWIGFAGSLAHSQEFLQECQAPSDHKLVAQFVLGYPKGDFPEAKQHEPQIIGWIK
- the rpiA gene encoding ribose-5-phosphate isomerase RpiA: MSDLKRRAAEKAVHFIEDGMTLGLGTGSTTFFAIEAIGKLVDDGYNLRGVPTSVASEEQALKCGIPLVSLDDVDRIDLTIDGADEVDDELNLIKGMGGALLREKMVAYASKQEIIIVDSGKLVKTLGTKSPLPIEVTRFGHGLTARNIRALGCVPELKGGDKPFITDNGNYIYNCRFERIDDPVSLERKLKSIPGVVETGLFLGLATKAVVAYDDRTVVLEK
- the arcC gene encoding carbamate kinase gives rise to the protein MKYECEKTVLVALGGNAILRYKEEGTAEEQLRNVRASCRTLAQLIGEGYHIAITHGNGPQVGDILLRNEMAKGVLPPMPLDFCGAESQGMIGYMLQQCLMNELRQTGDLRPVMTILTQTLVDPNDTAFGRPSKPIGPFYSAQEAEALRKEKGWTVAESPGRGFRRVVPSPRPVSILEGQSIKDLFENGYVVIACGGGGIPVVESEGEIGGVEAVVDKDHSAAVMAHLIGACSMLILTDVESVFLDYGRPEQRAIGPMTVTQAEKWLKEGQFMEGSMGPKVESAIEFVKNGGRRAVITSMEKALEALTGNAGTTITDGRS
- a CDS encoding ArsR family transcriptional regulator, encoding MADRGFSKKDETLVELLMGTGMPKNVAKTLAFLRKKEETTSVEIEISTALRQPEVSIAMQELRRRKWVIKRDIKKEGKGRPVHAYKLAIPFEKIVETLEKEERKRIERIESNIEQLKTMAH
- a CDS encoding redoxin domain-containing protein, which gives rise to MAVVLGPPTGTKAPDFILPAGMDVSISLSELVRSKPALVLFYPSDFGMICSIEMKTFQNRLHQFALRCHLIGISTNTVRSHGDWSIGLGLQFPLLSDLDGRVSREWGLLIEDEGYMNGRAYRAAFLVDGKMIIRYRWVPEDPSYEPDYDALLAEVQRL
- a CDS encoding diphthine--ammonia ligase → MRLACLYSGGKDSTYSAYLMEQQGHRVCTLVNIVPSDPYSWVFHTLNLDAIPLMAQAMGKRLVSVPSDGTEQGDLAALRQGLEGLNVEGVVVGAIASDYQWDRINGVCESLGLRLFAPMWRKDQLILLNDMVEAGVKAIIVGVFAEGLDQKWLGRTIDHDCIGDLIEVAKKYRINVSGEGGEYETMALDSPMHSQPIKVESTETVVERDTARLLVKKCSLDFV
- a CDS encoding 50S ribosomal protein L44e, with amino-acid sequence MPRQIKTYCPFCKVHTDHEVERVKKKKASELKWGQRRFRRATSGYGGFPRPKPEGREKPTKRVPLRYRCKKCKKAHQKRCFRAKKFELTE
- a CDS encoding GNAT family N-acetyltransferase yields the protein MNKVAGEKADEGRIIPIADPSENEISQILALKEKCEMRMGVGILLTGDFLRSLDKPGVGALAFVREARCIGFSFFYSFEKEEAEVSIFADPDEDWMVVCSMLLDATTAECKRRGHFRILVMNDRRLNVGVDLIKGVGGKLAFSEHRMSSTGSQMVPTQQIDLREVGNDDLMLREVELECHDRFYSKPDQRRFLAQVDGRPIGKIDVLDEGSVSELTGFCVLPWSRGKGFGRSILRNMVNMLRAEGKGRIILDVQTDNDVALSLYLKSGFEKEFTIDYYAISLKEMVTVEGRGREPWP
- a CDS encoding 30S ribosomal protein S27e, which gives rise to MVHTTNFVKVKCADCGNEQVAFKKPAMPVTCHVCGSTLIKPRGGVGEMKGQLLEVVD
- a CDS encoding SDR family oxidoreductase, translating into MILVVGATGQLGSIVVRNLLQQKRSVRILVRPGSDYEPLIKAGARAVFGDIKSPITLIDALRGVETLITTANSARRGGDDNVQNVDLIGNRHLVNSAKTVGVKHFIFVSAARADDKSHSPFLQAKKKTENHIIQSGMNYTIVAPEPIMEVWFNTFIAGPLKADRPVTVIGEGNRRHSYISIEDVAGFIISSVGNPAARNTRLLIGGPKAISWNDIIGTFEMTLRKRIPVIHDLPGTEIPGIPEGMLELLTGMETYDSMVDTAKLYKVFGLRQTSMEEAVVSYLSGLKLDRPIREK
- a CDS encoding creatininase family protein; protein product: MRIEEMTSNEFAEAVERDPVVILPIGATEAHGPHLPLGTDSFQPEAIADAVAQRVNGLVAPAIKYGQHSSTRNLPGTIGITSSTLRALVIDVLESMHRNGIRKVVIISGHSGSVHMAMIKDACEDVVRRYQMDLIFLADYDIGKNVQEEIGAGNGDGHGGMMETSRIMAIRPDLVPKNRTKGEFVSAGYAVISDPERCYPQGFVGDASKANVQAGKRLNDYITDALTDLIRKDLDVKE